One segment of Paenibacillus sp. FSL R7-0337 DNA contains the following:
- a CDS encoding ABC transporter permease, with the protein MLNLMKSEQYRFVRTKSYYYYGLLCAVLMVAAAITLKVFHQSVPDFPYGNERFFYRNVLSMMPVIFALLTIFTGILMGDHKHVLKNTVAYGFSRRSIYTVKLLVTLAGFLLFALVLVGISVLLGSRLLLRSYEYALTEYCQMLLGLLPIMIAGVTTYFCLTAVMNKNAQISTVFLLIYFLPYMILSALKGRFTWAAWLYSHSPAYYLFHAYDVATYPAWEPWVTGMVFTVFFYVLGLYLFRKEEF; encoded by the coding sequence ATGCTTAATCTGATGAAAAGTGAGCAGTACCGTTTTGTCCGCACCAAGAGCTATTATTATTACGGGTTGCTCTGTGCGGTGTTAATGGTCGCTGCCGCTATAACTCTCAAGGTCTTTCATCAGTCTGTGCCGGATTTCCCCTATGGGAATGAGCGCTTCTTCTACCGCAATGTGCTGTCAATGATGCCGGTGATCTTCGCATTGCTGACTATTTTCACCGGAATCCTGATGGGAGATCACAAGCATGTGCTCAAAAATACCGTAGCCTACGGATTCAGCAGACGCTCGATCTACACCGTCAAGCTGCTGGTTACACTGGCCGGCTTCCTGCTGTTCGCGCTCGTTCTGGTCGGGATATCGGTCCTGCTCGGTTCAAGGCTGCTGCTGCGCAGCTATGAATATGCGCTTACGGAATACTGCCAGATGCTGCTTGGTCTGCTGCCTATTATGATTGCCGGCGTAACCACCTACTTCTGTCTTACCGCTGTGATGAACAAGAATGCACAGATATCTACCGTGTTCCTGCTGATCTATTTCCTGCCCTATATGATTCTGAGCGCTCTGAAAGGCAGATTTACCTGGGCGGCCTGGCTCTACAGTCATAGCCCTGCTTATTATTTGTTCCATGCCTACGATGTGGCAACCTATCCTGCCTGGGAGCCGTGGGTTACAGGAATGGTGTTTACAGTGTTCTTTTATGTATTGGGATTGTATCTGTTCAGGAAGGAAGAGTTCTAA
- a CDS encoding HAMP domain-containing sensor histidine kinase produces the protein MYLAIAIIAALAAVGILLVYLLQRQSMIQVRRQLTEWESSSLQHLHVKLPLPGKEMEKLIVALNRLLDQRQRERVIHQSRERAVKEEIANLSHDLRTPLTSMHGYAYLLKDPLASEAERQQYMEIIMHKMAVMNNIVESFYELSSMDSGDSPLDSQPVYLYSLLSEVILAFHPDLTQKGIEVQLHLDENVKTISLDEKAMIRIFSNVLQNVLRYGKNRLTISLFTEQQQVKLKFVNETEHIREQDLPRLFERTYTSDPSRSSGQLGLGLAIVKQLVEKQGGTLGAALDGGVFQLFIAFGEDCLIPKKSLL, from the coding sequence ATGTATCTTGCTATAGCCATCATTGCCGCTCTGGCGGCTGTAGGGATATTGCTTGTGTATCTACTGCAGCGGCAGAGCATGATTCAAGTGCGGCGGCAATTGACGGAGTGGGAGTCGTCTTCCCTGCAGCACCTGCATGTCAAGCTGCCTCTGCCCGGGAAGGAGATGGAGAAGCTCATCGTGGCCCTTAACCGGCTGCTGGATCAGCGCCAGAGAGAGCGGGTGATCCACCAGTCGAGAGAGCGCGCCGTGAAGGAAGAGATTGCCAATCTGTCCCATGATCTGCGGACTCCGCTTACGTCCATGCATGGATATGCCTATCTGCTGAAAGATCCCCTTGCCTCCGAGGCCGAGCGGCAGCAGTATATGGAGATCATCATGCATAAAATGGCGGTCATGAACAATATTGTGGAATCATTCTATGAATTATCCAGTATGGACTCGGGGGACTCTCCCTTGGACAGCCAGCCGGTCTATCTCTACAGTCTACTGAGCGAAGTGATTCTGGCGTTTCATCCGGACCTTACGCAGAAGGGCATTGAGGTGCAGCTTCATCTGGATGAGAACGTCAAGACGATTTCCCTGGATGAAAAAGCCATGATCCGCATTTTCTCCAATGTGCTCCAGAATGTGCTCCGTTACGGCAAGAACCGCTTAACCATCTCCCTGTTTACGGAACAGCAGCAAGTGAAGCTGAAGTTCGTCAATGAAACGGAGCATATCCGTGAGCAGGATCTGCCGAGGCTGTTCGAGCGGACGTACACCAGCGATCCTTCGCGGTCGAGCGGTCAGCTCGGTCTCGGCTTAGCCATTGTGAAGCAATTGGTTGAGAAGCAGGGGGGCACGCTTGGCGCGGCGCTGGACGGCGGAGTGTTTCAATTATTCATAGCATTTGGGGAGGATTGCCTCATACCAAAGAAATCGCTCCTTTGA